The following coding sequences are from one Halobacteria archaeon AArc-dxtr1 window:
- a CDS encoding FAD/NAD(P)-binding protein, translating to MATSQHSSTIDCVVVGGGIHGTYLAQRLLDETPIEWDQLAIVDPNQRLLASFRKKARACGMSALRSSFVHHLGTEPFGLESYAESVGREDDLVPTVDYPPRPTLDLFLEYADYVIERRNLESLHIQAHVDAIRDHSDGSGLRLETDHGPIDARRCVLAIGHGGRYHRPDWAAGVDRVTHVWDGFDPAADVSRTAVVGGGSTAAQLALDLTETQSVTMVSRHPLEWEIPEADPPWINWSHVERELHVHPPGSRRRLDVVEEARYDASVPTYLYDAFDRRLGDGSLTLSQGEVEACRVENESVRLRLADGAPVDADRVVLATGFEPVFDHPFVDRVADALSLARGHREMPILDDETLAWRRTDGESAPLYVSGALALGTVGPYAPNIPGARRAADRISSAIARHAASTAPRPGYASAR from the coding sequence ATGGCCACCTCACAGCACTCATCAACGATCGACTGCGTCGTCGTCGGCGGCGGTATCCACGGAACCTACCTCGCACAGCGACTGCTCGACGAAACACCCATCGAATGGGACCAACTTGCGATCGTGGACCCGAACCAACGCCTCCTCGCTTCGTTTCGGAAGAAAGCCCGCGCCTGCGGGATGTCGGCGCTTCGCTCGTCGTTCGTTCACCATCTCGGCACCGAACCGTTCGGCCTCGAGTCTTACGCGGAGTCCGTCGGCCGGGAAGACGATCTCGTTCCAACGGTCGACTACCCGCCGCGGCCGACGCTCGATCTCTTCCTCGAGTACGCCGATTACGTCATCGAGCGTCGCAATCTCGAATCGCTTCATATTCAGGCCCATGTCGACGCGATCCGCGACCACTCCGATGGATCTGGCCTCCGACTCGAGACCGACCACGGTCCGATCGACGCGCGCCGCTGTGTGCTGGCGATCGGCCATGGCGGTCGGTATCACCGACCCGACTGGGCTGCAGGGGTTGACCGCGTCACTCACGTCTGGGACGGGTTCGATCCCGCTGCCGACGTCTCTCGGACCGCAGTTGTCGGTGGCGGAAGCACCGCAGCCCAGCTCGCGCTCGACCTGACTGAGACTCAGTCGGTGACGATGGTGAGTCGCCACCCGCTCGAGTGGGAGATCCCAGAGGCCGATCCGCCCTGGATCAACTGGTCGCACGTCGAACGGGAGCTTCACGTCCACCCGCCGGGCTCCCGGCGACGGCTCGACGTCGTCGAGGAAGCCAGGTACGACGCGTCGGTTCCGACCTACCTCTACGATGCCTTCGACCGCCGGCTGGGAGACGGTTCACTCACGCTCTCACAGGGCGAGGTGGAGGCGTGTCGCGTCGAGAACGAGTCGGTTCGCCTCCGTCTCGCGGACGGTGCGCCTGTCGATGCCGACCGGGTCGTCCTCGCGACCGGGTTCGAGCCCGTCTTCGACCATCCCTTCGTCGACCGTGTCGCCGATGCGCTCTCGCTAGCCCGTGGTCACCGGGAGATGCCCATTCTGGACGACGAGACGCTTGCGTGGCGGCGAACCGACGGCGAGTCCGCTCCCCTCTACGTGTCGGGTGCACTGGCGCTGGGAACCGTCGGTCCGTACGCGCCAAATATCCCTGGTGCGAGACGAGCCGCGGACCGAATCTCGTCGGCGATCGCCCGTCACGCGGCTTCGACGGCGCCGAGGCCCGGTTACGCCAGCGCGCGCTGA
- a CDS encoding CBS domain-containing protein — MWKSFRIGSVFGIPIKLDLTFLLILPLFAYLIGVEIGALVTILNETMGAGIDPEAVTGGTTPWLLGFAAAIGLFAGVLLHELGHSVTAQRYGFPIDSITLWLLGGIAALSEMPDDWRQEFNIALAGPIVSVLVGVGSYVLFLLTPESIDGARFVLGYLAVLNVALAIFNMLPAFPMDGGRILRALLARNRPYARATQQAAGIGKFFAVLMGLFGLLAFNIVLIAVAFFVYIAASSEAQQVTMKAAFEGVTVSDIMTPVRDLHTVDPETSVAELIGRMFSERHTGYPVLDDGRLVGLVTLSDAQEVRPVERDAYTVGDVMTTDLETIGPHSDAMTAIQRMQSEGIGRLLVVVDADTVIADSTSPSESGFGPFDSGFGTGDSGFGTGDSAGGFGDSDPSVGESESEHVGAETTSPRHTDDGESDFVGLISRSDLMTALNIIRESGASAPTET, encoded by the coding sequence ATGTGGAAGAGCTTTCGGATCGGCTCGGTGTTCGGAATCCCCATCAAGCTCGATCTCACCTTCTTGTTGATCCTTCCCCTGTTCGCCTATCTCATCGGCGTCGAGATCGGCGCGCTCGTTACGATCTTGAACGAAACGATGGGTGCCGGCATCGACCCGGAGGCGGTCACCGGCGGGACCACGCCCTGGCTGCTCGGCTTCGCCGCGGCCATCGGCCTCTTCGCAGGCGTCTTGCTCCACGAACTCGGCCACTCCGTGACGGCACAGCGGTACGGCTTCCCGATCGACTCGATCACGCTCTGGCTGCTTGGTGGCATCGCTGCGCTCTCGGAGATGCCCGACGACTGGCGTCAGGAGTTCAACATCGCCCTCGCCGGCCCGATCGTCAGCGTGCTCGTCGGCGTTGGCTCCTACGTACTGTTTTTGCTCACGCCGGAGTCGATCGACGGCGCCCGGTTCGTCCTCGGATATCTCGCGGTGTTGAACGTCGCACTCGCCATCTTCAACATGCTCCCCGCGTTTCCGATGGACGGCGGTCGAATCCTGCGAGCTCTCCTCGCACGAAATCGGCCATACGCGCGGGCCACCCAGCAGGCGGCGGGCATCGGGAAGTTCTTCGCGGTGCTCATGGGATTGTTCGGCCTGCTCGCGTTCAACATCGTCCTCATCGCCGTCGCCTTCTTCGTCTACATCGCCGCCTCCAGCGAGGCCCAGCAGGTGACGATGAAGGCGGCCTTCGAGGGAGTAACCGTCAGCGACATCATGACCCCTGTCCGTGATCTCCACACCGTTGATCCGGAAACGAGCGTCGCCGAACTCATCGGACGGATGTTTTCGGAGCGCCACACCGGCTACCCCGTCCTCGACGACGGCCGACTGGTCGGTCTGGTGACGCTCTCTGATGCCCAGGAGGTCCGCCCGGTCGAACGCGACGCCTACACCGTCGGCGACGTCATGACCACCGATCTGGAGACGATCGGTCCTCATTCTGACGCGATGACTGCGATCCAGCGAATGCAGTCGGAGGGGATCGGTCGCCTGCTGGTGGTCGTCGATGCCGACACTGTGATCGCCGACTCGACATCCCCGTCCGAGAGCGGATTCGGCCCGTTCGACTCCGGATTCGGTACTGGCGACTCCGGATTCGGTACTGGCGATTCCGCAGGCGGGTTCGGCGATTCCGATCCCAGCGTGGGGGAATCGGAGTCAGAACACGTCGGCGCCGAAACCACCTCGCCGCGCCACACAGACGACGGCGAGAGCGACTTCGTGGGGCTGATCTCCCGGTCCGACCTCATGACCGCGCTCAACATCATCCGCGAGAGCGGCGCGAGCGCGCCGACGGAGACGTAA
- a CDS encoding 50S ribosomal protein L16 gives MSDKPASMYREISKPAYTRREYITGIPGSKIAQHKMGDVGTDPDEYPVQISLVTEEEVQIRHGSLEASRLSANRHMLKNAGEGNYKMILRKFPHHVIRENKQATGAGADRVSDGMRQSFGKIVGTAARIQAGERIFTIWCDVDDAEFAKDALRRSYNKISPPCRIVVERGEELLVA, from the coding sequence ATGTCAGACAAGCCAGCCTCCATGTACCGGGAGATCAGTAAGCCGGCGTACACGCGCCGCGAGTACATCACTGGGATCCCCGGCTCGAAGATCGCACAGCACAAGATGGGCGACGTCGGCACCGACCCCGACGAGTACCCCGTCCAGATCAGCCTCGTCACCGAGGAGGAAGTCCAGATTCGCCACGGCAGCCTCGAGGCATCCCGCCTCTCGGCAAACCGCCACATGCTCAAAAACGCTGGCGAGGGCAACTACAAGATGATCCTCCGGAAGTTCCCCCACCACGTCATCCGGGAGAACAAGCAGGCGACGGGTGCGGGTGCAGACCGTGTTTCCGACGGAATGCGCCAGTCCTTCGGGAAGATCGTCGGCACGGCCGCGCGAATCCAGGCCGGCGAGCGCATCTTCACGATCTGGTGTGACGTCGACGACGCCGAGTTCGCAAAGGACGCGCTGCGACGCTCGTACAACAAGATCTCGCCGCCGTGTCGCATCGTCGTCGAGCGCGGCGAAGAGTTGCTGGTCGCGTAA
- a CDS encoding helix-turn-helix domain-containing protein has product MIEARFRLQLPTDLWITEVSTSFPDATFRLLTGVPIGDTALELGEITASDPEAAGEAVQDHPDVVAYDRLYLDDQRTIAQYEATEQQLYAFLGDSSLPPEFPVTVQNGAMEFDVTATRDHFEMLGAGLDATGYEYELLSVVEGRDPDALLTDRQRECVTVALREGYFEVPRSCTLEDVADRIGVDKSTASETIRRGAAEILEWFLVGRRPHPA; this is encoded by the coding sequence ATGATCGAGGCACGATTTCGGCTGCAACTGCCGACCGATCTCTGGATCACCGAGGTTTCGACGTCGTTTCCGGACGCGACGTTCAGACTACTCACTGGCGTACCGATTGGGGACACTGCGCTCGAACTGGGCGAGATCACGGCTTCGGACCCCGAAGCGGCCGGTGAAGCCGTCCAAGACCACCCGGACGTCGTTGCCTACGATCGGCTCTATCTCGACGACCAGCGGACGATCGCACAGTACGAGGCGACCGAACAGCAACTCTACGCGTTTCTCGGTGATTCGTCGCTTCCGCCGGAGTTTCCGGTCACGGTCCAGAACGGTGCCATGGAGTTCGACGTGACCGCAACGCGCGATCACTTCGAGATGCTCGGCGCCGGGCTGGACGCGACCGGCTACGAGTACGAACTCCTCTCGGTGGTCGAAGGTCGAGATCCAGACGCGCTGCTGACCGATCGCCAGCGAGAGTGCGTGACCGTTGCACTCAGGGAAGGCTATTTCGAGGTTCCCCGGTCGTGTACACTCGAGGACGTCGCCGACCGAATCGGCGTCGACAAATCGACAGCGAGCGAGACGATCCGTCGCGGTGCTGCCGAGATCCTTGAGTGGTTCCTCGTCGGGCGGCGTCCGCACCCAGCGTAG
- a CDS encoding RimK family alpha-L-glutamate ligase — protein sequence MIELAVANDQETFQRMREPLAEREITVHHVPASERTVDLSDPPWSPGDYDVGFVYPGRVMEGGVADALLDIPWLNDRRDVLTSRNKAAVLARLGRADLPVPRSVYVSNEVGEAELADVFARFDPPVVVKPNSTTRGVGVAKAHDVDSFLGICDYLSLVHDYRATGDRSFLVQEYLPDATDYRVMVLDGEYVGAVERRLPDDAVAEGQWKHNVHRGAVATGVDLQPDLRELAESVASELEIPFLGVDLLVTDDRVVVGETNARPTIDAETKYEPGFYDRLAATIEAAASER from the coding sequence ATGATCGAGCTCGCCGTCGCCAACGACCAGGAGACGTTCCAGCGGATGCGCGAACCGCTGGCCGAGCGAGAGATCACAGTCCACCACGTGCCCGCGAGCGAGCGCACGGTCGATCTCTCGGACCCGCCCTGGTCGCCCGGCGACTACGACGTTGGCTTCGTCTATCCCGGGCGGGTGATGGAAGGCGGGGTTGCGGACGCACTGCTCGATATTCCGTGGCTCAACGACCGACGCGACGTGCTGACCTCCCGGAACAAGGCGGCGGTACTGGCTCGTCTCGGGCGGGCGGATCTGCCGGTTCCCAGGTCCGTCTACGTCTCGAACGAGGTGGGCGAGGCCGAACTGGCCGACGTCTTCGCGCGGTTCGACCCACCGGTGGTCGTCAAACCGAACTCGACGACGCGGGGCGTCGGCGTCGCGAAGGCCCACGACGTCGATTCCTTTCTGGGGATTTGTGACTACCTCTCACTGGTCCACGACTACCGGGCGACCGGCGATCGGTCCTTTCTCGTCCAGGAGTACCTCCCTGACGCCACCGACTACCGCGTGATGGTACTCGACGGCGAGTACGTCGGCGCCGTCGAACGTCGGTTGCCCGACGATGCGGTCGCCGAGGGGCAATGGAAGCACAACGTCCACCGCGGAGCCGTGGCAACGGGGGTCGACCTGCAACCCGACCTCCGGGAACTGGCAGAGAGCGTGGCCAGCGAGCTCGAGATCCCGTTTCTCGGGGTCGACCTGCTGGTCACTGACGATCGAGTCGTGGTCGGCGAGACGAACGCGCGGCCGACGATCGATGCAGAGACCAAGTACGAGCCGGGATTTTACGACCGCCTGGCGGCCACAATCGAGGCGGCCGCGAGCGAAAGATAA
- a CDS encoding Hsp20/alpha crystallin family protein: MRRDDRDEPFDDLFRELERMMNEMMDGGNVEFNSSGADTGFGSDTHVDVHEGEDELRVVADLPGVEKDNIDLECDGETLTISAQSRHRQYDERISLPTRVNEHTAAATYNNGVLEVVFEPADVSSDISLE; this comes from the coding sequence ATGCGACGAGATGACCGCGACGAACCCTTTGACGACCTGTTTCGTGAACTCGAGCGGATGATGAACGAGATGATGGATGGGGGGAACGTCGAGTTCAACTCCAGCGGCGCCGACACCGGCTTCGGCTCGGACACCCACGTCGACGTCCACGAGGGCGAGGACGAACTCCGCGTCGTCGCCGACCTTCCCGGCGTCGAGAAAGACAATATCGATCTCGAGTGCGACGGCGAGACGCTGACCATCTCGGCCCAGAGCCGCCACCGACAGTACGACGAGCGCATCTCGCTGCCGACCCGCGTCAACGAACACACCGCCGCCGCCACGTACAACAACGGCGTTCTGGAGGTCGTCTTCGAGCCCGCGGACGTCTCCTCGGACATCAGCCTCGAGTAA
- the gnd gene encoding decarboxylating 6-phosphogluconate dehydrogenase, producing the protein MQLGVIGLGRMGQIVVDRVLEAGHDVVAFDLEPEAVATAADAGADPADSISDLATSLDDGDRKRIWLMVPAGGAVDAALDELEPHLDAEDIVVDGGNSYFEDSVRRAESCPAAYLDCGTSGGPAGAELGFSLMVGGPQEAYAELEPAFDAVATGPDGHEHMGAAGSGHYVKMVHNGVEYALMQAYGEGFELLHEGRYDLDLENVASVWNNGAVIRSWLLELCEEAFREEGTDLGDVADRIEGGSTGTWTVQEGLEQEVPVPLIYTALAERFGSRADDGRFGRRLASRLRYGFGRHEVPRRE; encoded by the coding sequence ATGCAACTGGGCGTCATCGGACTCGGACGGATGGGACAGATCGTCGTCGACCGCGTGCTCGAAGCCGGCCACGATGTCGTTGCCTTCGACCTCGAACCGGAAGCCGTCGCGACGGCCGCCGACGCCGGCGCCGATCCGGCCGACTCGATCTCGGATCTCGCAACGAGCCTCGACGACGGGGACCGGAAGCGCATCTGGCTGATGGTGCCCGCCGGCGGGGCCGTCGACGCCGCACTCGACGAGCTCGAACCCCACCTCGATGCCGAGGATATCGTCGTCGACGGCGGCAACTCCTACTTCGAGGACTCGGTGCGGCGCGCCGAGTCCTGCCCCGCGGCCTACCTCGACTGTGGCACCTCCGGCGGCCCGGCCGGCGCGGAACTGGGCTTCTCGCTCATGGTTGGCGGTCCCCAAGAGGCCTACGCCGAACTCGAACCGGCGTTCGATGCGGTCGCGACCGGCCCCGACGGTCACGAACACATGGGGGCTGCGGGCTCCGGGCACTACGTGAAGATGGTGCACAACGGCGTCGAGTACGCGCTGATGCAGGCCTACGGCGAGGGGTTCGAGCTCCTCCACGAGGGTCGGTACGATCTCGACTTAGAGAACGTAGCCTCCGTCTGGAACAACGGTGCGGTCATCCGCTCGTGGCTCCTCGAACTCTGCGAGGAGGCGTTCCGCGAGGAGGGGACGGACTTGGGCGACGTCGCCGACCGGATCGAGGGCGGCTCGACGGGCACCTGGACGGTCCAGGAGGGGCTCGAACAGGAAGTGCCCGTGCCGCTGATCTACACCGCCCTCGCCGAACGATTCGGCTCGCGGGCTGACGACGGCCGGTTCGGCCGCCGACTCGCCAGTCGACTGCGGTACGGCTTCGGCCGCCACGAGGTCCCGAGACGAGAGTGA
- a CDS encoding copper resistance protein CopD: MADYLVATTVHLVFAALWVGSVFYAAFVLVPLARDGAFSATAPLSVAAGRLAHISRASALVLLLSGGHMAGAAYTADSLFGSTRGQLVLAMVALWFLMMVLVEIGVARFRSGLDEQKLREPARNAQPVLRAAALTGVLLMIVAGMLSANVTQVL; encoded by the coding sequence ATGGCCGACTATCTCGTCGCGACGACCGTCCACCTCGTGTTCGCCGCCCTCTGGGTTGGAAGCGTCTTTTATGCCGCATTTGTACTCGTTCCGCTCGCCAGAGACGGCGCGTTCAGCGCAACCGCTCCGCTCTCGGTCGCCGCCGGACGGCTTGCCCACATCTCTCGGGCGAGCGCGCTCGTGCTGTTGCTCTCGGGCGGTCACATGGCTGGAGCGGCCTACACCGCGGACAGCCTCTTCGGATCCACCCGGGGCCAACTCGTCCTCGCGATGGTCGCCCTTTGGTTCCTCATGATGGTGCTCGTCGAAATCGGCGTCGCTCGGTTCCGGTCCGGTCTCGACGAGCAGAAGCTGCGCGAGCCCGCCCGAAACGCCCAGCCCGTCCTCCGTGCTGCAGCGCTCACCGGTGTTCTCCTCATGATCGTCGCCGGCATGCTCTCGGCCAACGTCACTCAGGTCCTGTAA
- a CDS encoding metal-dependent hydrolase encodes MMATTHVLAGLALLAPVAYAVPELAPALAVGAILGGLAPDADLLLAHRRTLHFPLLGGAVAVPVVALGTLWSTPLTVGVAAFAVAAWLHAASDVLGGGPEMDPWNDASGRAVYDHLRGRWLAARRWIRYDGAPEDAVVAIALAVPALLVYDGWVAVTVTGAIVISIGYALVRRRLVDFTPEWLE; translated from the coding sequence ATGATGGCTACCACCCACGTTCTGGCCGGGCTGGCGCTTCTCGCGCCGGTGGCCTACGCGGTTCCCGAGCTAGCCCCGGCGCTCGCCGTCGGGGCCATCCTCGGCGGGCTCGCGCCGGATGCAGACCTGCTGTTGGCTCACCGGCGGACACTCCACTTCCCCCTTCTCGGTGGCGCGGTCGCGGTCCCTGTGGTCGCTCTCGGTACTCTCTGGTCGACCCCACTCACTGTTGGCGTCGCCGCGTTCGCCGTCGCCGCGTGGCTCCATGCGGCGAGTGACGTTCTCGGCGGCGGTCCCGAGATGGATCCCTGGAACGACGCCAGCGGGCGGGCGGTCTACGACCACCTTCGGGGTCGGTGGCTCGCCGCCCGCCGGTGGATCCGGTACGACGGCGCCCCCGAGGACGCCGTCGTTGCCATCGCGCTCGCGGTTCCAGCCCTTCTGGTGTACGACGGCTGGGTGGCTGTCACGGTCACGGGTGCGATCGTCATCTCGATCGGCTACGCACTCGTCCGCCGCCGACTGGTCGACTTCACGCCCGAGTGGCTCGAGTAA
- a CDS encoding deoxyuridine 5'-triphosphate nucleotidohydrolase encodes MIADTSSTWSSRRRRRHWSRQTRGRFGGSCCSIVDHPAYVFYTTSDSKTSLHEQRDGFGYTTHNREREPFSPTHHVVERMFRAGSFVADHVSPTTAEQVQPNGVDLTLEIVFEQREPGRIGSDGKSIGERVARPLEELDEKMPETYYLPQGSYVVRYGERIHIPEGHVGFLYPRSSLLRNSCMLNTAVWDAGYEGRGEGLLQVHHDIEIERGARIAQLVLAEANHESTYDGSYQGENVD; translated from the coding sequence CTGATTGCCGATACCAGCTCCACGTGGAGTAGCCGCCGACGGAGGCGACACTGGAGCCGACAAACGCGAGGACGGTTCGGCGGTTCATGTTGTTCTATTGTTGACCATCCAGCATATGTTTTTTATACAACATCTGACAGCAAAACCTCTCTCCACGAACAGCGTGACGGGTTCGGCTACACTACACACAACCGGGAACGCGAACCCTTTTCTCCCACCCACCACGTTGTCGAGCGTATGTTCCGTGCAGGGAGCTTCGTCGCCGACCACGTCTCCCCGACGACCGCCGAGCAGGTCCAGCCCAACGGGGTCGACCTCACCCTGGAGATCGTCTTCGAGCAGCGCGAACCCGGGCGGATCGGCAGCGACGGGAAGTCCATCGGCGAGCGCGTCGCGCGTCCGTTAGAGGAGTTAGACGAGAAGATGCCCGAGACCTACTATCTGCCACAGGGCTCGTACGTCGTCCGGTACGGCGAGCGCATCCACATCCCGGAGGGACACGTCGGGTTTCTCTACCCGCGCTCGTCGCTGCTTCGTAACTCCTGTATGCTCAACACCGCAGTCTGGGACGCCGGCTACGAGGGACGCGGCGAGGGTCTTCTGCAGGTCCACCACGATATCGAGATCGAACGCGGCGCCCGGATCGCCCAGCTCGTCCTCGCCGAAGCGAACCACGAGAGTACCTACGACGGCAGCTATCAGGGCGAGAACGTCGATTGA
- a CDS encoding aconitate hydratase gives MGHTITEKILEDHLVEGELETGEEIGIEIDQVLTQDTTGTMVWLQFEAMGLDEVQTEIAAQYCDHQTYQFDFKNTDDHRFLRSAAGTYGAHFSRPGNGICHNVHRENFAAPGKTLLGSDSHTPTPGGLGQLAIGAGGIDVTVAMGGAPYYIEMPEIVNVRLEGELPDWATAKDVILEMLRRLSVKGGVGKILEYTGPGAESLTAPERMTITNMGTELGATTSIFGTDEQTEDYLERVGRAEEYVEIQPDDDAEYDDEIVVDLSDLEPLIAQPSMPDKVVPVREVAGTDVEQVIVGSCTNGAYEDVLPAAKMLEGREVDMKTEMIVAPGSKQASEMLAREGWVAEMMAAGVNFSEATCGACIGIGHVPASDSVSLRTFNRNFEGRSGIEDDNVYLCSPEVAAAAAIAGEIVDPRDLADELGDLEDPGIELPDEYDGSKTDLISPDEAVDDDLVKGPNIGDVPLREGIASDVRGDVLLKMDDNITTDHIIPATQDILMYRSNIDKLSEFTLSRVDEEFASRAADADGGVLLAGENYGQGSSREHAAMCPMYLGVEAVLAQSFARIHRANLFNFGIVPLVIDEDAYEGIDQGDEVEIVEDVSAAVADGTEAFTVRVNGDEEYTATLDASERERDILAAGGKLSWTKAQAEGGAGAAPADD, from the coding sequence ATGGGACACACGATCACGGAGAAAATTCTCGAGGATCACCTCGTCGAGGGTGAACTCGAGACCGGTGAGGAGATCGGGATCGAGATCGACCAGGTCTTGACCCAGGACACGACCGGCACGATGGTCTGGCTCCAGTTCGAGGCGATGGGACTGGACGAAGTTCAGACCGAGATCGCCGCACAGTACTGCGACCACCAGACCTACCAATTCGACTTCAAAAACACCGACGACCACCGTTTCCTTCGTTCTGCAGCTGGCACCTATGGGGCACACTTCTCTCGCCCCGGAAACGGGATCTGTCACAACGTCCACCGCGAGAACTTCGCGGCCCCCGGCAAGACGCTGCTCGGCTCGGACAGCCACACGCCGACGCCTGGCGGACTCGGCCAGCTCGCCATCGGCGCCGGCGGGATCGACGTCACCGTCGCGATGGGTGGGGCACCCTACTACATCGAGATGCCCGAGATCGTCAACGTCCGCCTCGAGGGCGAACTGCCCGACTGGGCCACCGCGAAAGACGTCATCTTGGAGATGCTCCGTCGCCTCTCGGTCAAAGGCGGCGTCGGCAAGATTCTCGAATACACCGGCCCCGGCGCCGAGAGCCTCACCGCACCCGAGCGGATGACGATCACCAACATGGGCACCGAACTCGGCGCGACGACGTCGATCTTCGGCACCGACGAGCAGACCGAGGATTACCTCGAACGCGTCGGCCGCGCCGAGGAGTACGTCGAGATCCAGCCCGACGACGACGCCGAGTACGACGACGAGATCGTCGTCGACCTCTCGGATCTCGAGCCGCTGATCGCCCAGCCGTCGATGCCCGACAAGGTCGTGCCCGTCCGCGAGGTCGCCGGCACCGACGTCGAGCAGGTCATCGTCGGCTCCTGTACCAACGGCGCCTACGAAGACGTCCTCCCGGCCGCGAAGATGCTGGAGGGCCGCGAGGTCGATATGAAGACCGAGATGATCGTCGCGCCCGGCTCGAAGCAGGCCTCCGAGATGCTCGCCCGTGAAGGGTGGGTCGCGGAGATGATGGCCGCCGGCGTCAACTTCTCCGAGGCGACCTGTGGCGCCTGTATCGGCATCGGCCACGTCCCCGCCTCCGACTCCGTCTCGCTGCGGACGTTCAACCGCAACTTCGAGGGCCGGTCGGGGATCGAAGACGACAACGTCTACCTCTGCTCGCCGGAAGTCGCCGCCGCCGCGGCGATCGCCGGCGAGATCGTCGACCCACGGGATCTGGCCGACGAACTCGGCGATCTCGAGGATCCCGGCATCGAGCTGCCCGACGAGTACGACGGCTCGAAGACGGACCTCATCAGTCCCGACGAGGCCGTCGACGACGACCTCGTCAAGGGTCCAAACATCGGCGACGTCCCGCTTCGTGAGGGGATCGCGAGCGACGTTCGAGGCGACGTCCTCCTGAAGATGGACGACAACATCACGACCGACCACATCATCCCCGCGACCCAGGACATCCTGATGTACCGGTCGAACATCGACAAGCTCTCCGAGTTCACCCTCTCGCGGGTCGACGAGGAGTTCGCCTCCCGAGCGGCCGACGCCGACGGCGGCGTCCTGCTGGCCGGCGAGAACTACGGCCAGGGCTCCTCGCGCGAGCACGCCGCGATGTGTCCGATGTATCTGGGCGTCGAAGCCGTCCTCGCCCAGAGCTTCGCCCGGATCCACCGCGCGAACCTGTTTAACTTCGGTATCGTTCCGCTCGTGATCGACGAGGACGCCTACGAGGGCATCGATCAGGGCGACGAGGTCGAGATCGTCGAGGACGTCTCCGCCGCCGTTGCCGACGGCACCGAGGCGTTCACCGTCCGCGTCAACGGCGACGAGGAGTACACCGCGACGCTCGACGCCTCCGAGCGCGAGCGCGACATTCTCGCAGCCGGTGGCAAACTCTCCTGGACGAAAGCCCAGGCCGAAGGCGGCGCCGGCGCCGCACCCGCCGACGACTGA
- a CDS encoding helix-turn-helix transcriptional regulator, which yields MENNLNVWRAKADVTQGELADEIGVSRQTINAIEGGRYDPSLELAFQLATYFECSIEEIFEYDPEP from the coding sequence ATGGAAAACAATCTCAACGTCTGGCGGGCGAAAGCCGACGTCACGCAGGGCGAACTCGCCGACGAGATCGGCGTCTCCAGACAGACGATCAACGCCATCGAGGGCGGACGGTACGACCCCAGCCTCGAACTGGCGTTTCAACTCGCCACGTACTTCGAGTGTTCGATCGAGGAGATTTTCGAGTACGATCCCGAACCGTAG